The DNA segment CATTGTTCAAATGGTGAAGACATTGGGCAACCATCGGTGTAGATTTTCACACCACATCGACGCAAAGCTTCATACATTCCATTTTGTTCCATATGTTGCTTGTTGCAACGATTTGTGAATGCCCAGAATTCCATTGAAGAATGTACCTTGCGACCTGCGAAGGCTTTAATTAAACTATCACATTCTGCGTGGGAGAGGTGCGGGCAACCTACTGTAACTAAATTTATTTCTTTAGGTGTGTCATTGCTCATCCGCTCTTCAGACTCACGAAGACGCTCAGGAGTGACAATCACGACATCCTGAGGCTTCTCGCCATGGAAAGCCATTTCTCGAGTCTGTGCTTCGGGAGTTAAACCAATTAGGTGGAATAAGCCAACACCACCGGAAGAAGCGGAAGTTGCAGAGAACCGTTTAAGACCATCAATCTTGCTGTTGAGAGGCAAACCTTCCATAGCACCAATTCTGTCCCCTACTATCTCACCATGCACATATCCAAGCATGTCATAAATAGCATCATCAAGAAAATCTTCAGGTTTAAAACCTTCAAGTTTAAGAAGAACTTCAGCTTTACGGTTTTCGGTACAATGCAAGCCTTGATAAGGAACTCGACCAGTTAACCCTGCGCAAAGATCAAGTAATCCAGCGTATCGCTCAGTACGTGCACCAATGACAGAATTCACATAATTTGTAGCATTTGACTCTGCCCAAGCAACTTGTTCTCCAAAACGCGGAACAAAACCGGCAAAATAAGGCGCACAAGTCCATGAAGCAGAAGCCCCTAAAGATGTATGCGCTTTTTCGATCCTTTTATGGATTACATACAACTCAGGGTCAAAGCGTTGCTCTTGCCATTTTTCTAAGTCCATTAAGCAAGAATTTAAAGACGTTGGAACGCAGAACTTACCACCAAGTTCTACAAGATGTTCAGCAAACTCCAATGCAGCAAGTCCACTGAACCAGGCACTATCGTCATGAACCATAGAAACAGAAATCATTTTTTCCGCCCCCGTGGTTTTTCCTAGCTCGGTTAGAATGCTCATTCCGATGCGCGCGGCTTCACCATAGTCTCCATTTAATAAGGCCTTGTCATAGTCCGTTAAGTACATATGCTTACTTCTCCTTGCATTGCACAATTATGATATTTGATTTTCAATCTAAAAGCACGAAAGTTATTTCTTAATATTCCAAACCATTACAAGCTAAAATACTATCCTGTTATGTGTTGCTTGATAGATTTCCAGTAAACGAACGTTGTTGTTTAACAGACCTCAAGACCATTATTGTAATACGACCATTAATTATACCGTGTCGATAATACATCAAGACCTGTCTGCCGAAATAAGGTCAGTTTGCCAATAAGGTCTTAAGGAGTGGCAATGCCCTTCTGTAAAATACAAAGGGCATTGCCAGAGACTAAGAGGGGTATTCAAGCCTCGACATATGCTGATTCACTCCCTGTAGACTTGTCTGCAGCGAATTATGAAATGTCACAGGAAGATAACAGACAAATATTTTCATCAATTACTAATTGTTACTTAAGGAGTGGTAATGCCCTTCTGCACCACAAAAAGGGCATTACCAGAGGCTGAGCTGGTTTACTTTCAAAAGACATCTTTGCAGCAAGTTTTTAAAGAGATCTTAAGAACAAATACCCAGCAAGCTACTCCACCAACACGAATTTTTTCTTAAGGAGTGGTAATGCCCTTCTATGCCAGAA comes from the Halodesulfovibrio marinisediminis DSM 17456 genome and includes:
- a CDS encoding aconitase X, producing MYLTDYDKALLNGDYGEAARIGMSILTELGKTTGAEKMISVSMVHDDSAWFSGLAALEFAEHLVELGGKFCVPTSLNSCLMDLEKWQEQRFDPELYVIHKRIEKAHTSLGASASWTCAPYFAGFVPRFGEQVAWAESNATNYVNSVIGARTERYAGLLDLCAGLTGRVPYQGLHCTENRKAEVLLKLEGFKPEDFLDDAIYDMLGYVHGEIVGDRIGAMEGLPLNSKIDGLKRFSATSASSGGVGLFHLIGLTPEAQTREMAFHGEKPQDVVIVTPERLRESEERMSNDTPKEINLVTVGCPHLSHAECDSLIKAFAGRKVHSSMEFWAFTNRCNKQHMEQNGMYEALRRCGVKIYTDGCPMSSPFEQWNFNGIMSNSGKFSTYCFSYSGIKPVYGSLEDCVETAIAGKLHRSARSWH